A single Notoacmeibacter ruber DNA region contains:
- a CDS encoding DDE-type integrase/transposase/recombinase produces MKEWLTARELAGENLSEIPSTERAVQLLADREGWNENPAYARRRSGRGGGMEYHYRILPTLARVAYEQRYRRVGAEPVQADNDEPAQEALSAAAAKEGAARLAITNAFENFKAGSTLRQTAALQIFCDKFNARSLHVEDWVVEIVPRLSKRSLARWLSKKKSGATLGVDRSAARKGSGTLDIAEDGRVRDFIIGLIAHQPHLSAHHVRTQIRAEFGDGLKVLRRGVETRVTVPPIRSIQRFIATLKEENAVVLTKLINPDAFRSHMKLRGTGTLRHIGQPNELWQIDASPVDALCTDGRHSIYACIDIATRRVIILMSRTPKASAVGLLIRKAILEWGVPTEIKIDNGSDFKARATQRLFASLGIDVAYSDAYSPEQKGHVERVIKTFQHDAVALVPGFVGHNVTDRKAIESRKSFAKRLGEDDAQTFAVQMDGAQMQAVFDEWARLHYQHKPHSGLKGRTPFEVAATSNHTIRSVDARALDMLLAPVPDGGYRTVTATGVRVANFHYLNGEILPGKRVFVRQDPNDMGRIFLFDNEEGEFLGEALNAELAGLPPEAFVAAEKAKQAELLKDMSAEIDRQRRAFRKGPALIERARDVWLRDQPNVTPLPRPSVEHRTAEIEAALEASEGPKAPQSKLSDQIKAMRETLAKEAAETPEPTAKVTTLNTRNTRFRRARDLEARMAAGETLSNEDALWLGGYREDPEYRAMADMKEVFGDRMKV; encoded by the coding sequence ATGAAGGAATGGCTGACCGCGCGAGAATTGGCGGGAGAAAACCTGTCAGAAATACCGTCTACAGAAAGGGCGGTTCAATTGCTCGCCGACCGCGAAGGCTGGAACGAAAACCCCGCCTATGCGCGGCGCCGTTCCGGCCGTGGCGGCGGTATGGAGTATCACTACCGCATCCTGCCGACCTTGGCTCGCGTCGCTTATGAGCAGCGCTATCGGCGGGTCGGTGCCGAACCCGTTCAGGCCGACAATGACGAACCGGCACAGGAGGCTCTATCCGCCGCCGCGGCCAAAGAAGGCGCTGCGCGACTTGCTATCACCAACGCTTTCGAAAACTTCAAAGCCGGCTCGACACTTCGTCAGACAGCTGCTCTCCAGATCTTCTGCGACAAGTTCAATGCCCGCTCCCTTCATGTCGAAGACTGGGTGGTCGAGATCGTGCCACGCCTATCGAAGCGGTCTCTGGCGCGATGGCTGTCGAAGAAAAAGAGCGGCGCAACGCTCGGCGTCGACCGCAGCGCCGCGCGTAAGGGCAGCGGCACACTCGACATTGCCGAAGACGGCCGCGTTCGGGATTTCATCATCGGACTCATTGCTCATCAGCCGCATTTGTCGGCTCATCACGTCAGAACGCAGATCAGGGCCGAGTTCGGCGATGGTTTGAAGGTGCTTCGAAGAGGCGTTGAAACGCGCGTGACCGTGCCGCCGATCCGCTCAATTCAGCGCTTCATTGCCACTTTGAAGGAAGAGAACGCCGTCGTTCTCACCAAGTTGATCAATCCGGATGCGTTCCGCTCACACATGAAGCTGCGCGGCACTGGAACGCTACGGCATATCGGGCAACCAAACGAACTTTGGCAGATCGATGCATCGCCCGTCGATGCGCTCTGCACGGATGGACGGCACTCGATCTATGCCTGCATCGATATCGCCACACGGCGCGTCATCATCCTCATGTCGCGAACGCCGAAAGCGTCTGCGGTTGGCCTTCTGATCCGCAAGGCCATCCTGGAATGGGGCGTACCGACCGAAATCAAGATCGACAATGGTTCGGACTTCAAGGCGCGGGCCACGCAACGCCTCTTTGCGTCACTCGGCATCGATGTCGCTTATTCCGATGCCTACAGCCCCGAGCAAAAGGGTCATGTCGAACGCGTCATCAAGACGTTCCAGCACGATGCTGTCGCGCTCGTGCCCGGCTTCGTCGGACATAATGTCACCGACCGGAAGGCCATCGAGAGCCGGAAGAGTTTTGCCAAGCGTCTCGGTGAAGATGATGCGCAGACATTCGCCGTCCAAATGGATGGCGCTCAGATGCAGGCTGTTTTCGACGAATGGGCGCGTCTTCACTATCAGCACAAGCCTCATAGTGGCCTGAAGGGCCGAACGCCATTCGAAGTCGCGGCCACCTCTAATCATACGATCCGATCCGTCGACGCACGCGCGCTCGACATGCTCCTCGCTCCGGTGCCGGATGGTGGCTACCGGACTGTCACCGCTACGGGCGTCCGCGTCGCTAATTTTCACTACCTCAACGGCGAAATCCTGCCCGGAAAACGCGTCTTCGTCCGGCAGGACCCCAACGATATGGGCCGCATCTTCCTCTTCGATAATGAAGAAGGCGAATTTCTCGGCGAGGCGCTCAACGCCGAACTGGCAGGCCTTCCTCCGGAAGCCTTTGTCGCGGCCGAGAAGGCCAAACAGGCCGAGTTGCTGAAGGACATGTCCGCCGAGATCGATCGGCAACGTCGCGCTTTCCGGAAAGGTCCGGCACTCATCGAACGCGCCCGCGACGTCTGGCTGCGCGATCAGCCGAACGTCACGCCTTTGCCGCGACCCAGCGTCGAACACCGGACCGCCGAGATCGAGGCGGCGCTTGAAGCGAGTGAAGGGCCGAAAGCTCCTCAAAGCAAGCTCAGTGATCAGATCAAGGCCATGCGTGAGACGCTGGCGAAGGAAGCGGCCGAAACGCCAGAGCCGACCGCGAAGGTCACCACACTCAACACCCGCAACACCCGTTTTCGGCGCGCCCGGGACCTGGAAGCGCGCATGGCCGCTGGCGAAACGCTGTCCAACGAGGATGCGCTTTGGCTCGGCGGCTACCGCGAGGACCCGGAATATCGGGCCATGGCGGACATGAAGGAAGTTTTCGGGGACCGGATGAAAGTCTGA
- a CDS encoding AAA family ATPase encodes MNAETPLVKATSIAPLSNVAAMMTLIQTLRQRPQISSGFGTFSGPSGYGKTYAARFAQNRTDCLYIEVRSFWTRKTFAQSILAELSIDKPRGTIADMMEQIAYQLGQDPDRVVLIDEADVLVDKNMIELARDIQEMTAAPVILIGEEKLTEKLKRFERIDNRILDRVLAQPSDSDDASVLAEIICPKLTVSDKLLTHIVERCKGRTRRIANTLHSVAASARRAGLSEICIDGFDGTIDTGEIPRRSVR; translated from the coding sequence ATGAATGCAGAAACACCATTGGTCAAGGCCACGTCGATCGCGCCGCTCAGCAACGTCGCCGCGATGATGACCCTGATCCAGACACTCAGACAAAGGCCACAGATCAGCTCGGGGTTCGGGACGTTCAGCGGACCGTCCGGCTACGGCAAAACCTATGCCGCCCGCTTTGCGCAGAACCGTACCGACTGCCTCTACATCGAAGTACGATCGTTCTGGACGCGGAAAACCTTTGCACAGTCGATCCTTGCCGAACTGTCGATCGACAAGCCCCGCGGCACGATTGCCGACATGATGGAGCAGATCGCCTATCAGCTCGGGCAAGACCCCGATCGCGTTGTGCTCATCGATGAGGCCGATGTGCTTGTCGACAAGAACATGATCGAGCTTGCGCGCGACATTCAGGAAATGACGGCAGCTCCGGTCATTCTGATCGGGGAAGAGAAACTGACCGAAAAGCTCAAGCGCTTCGAGCGGATCGACAATCGCATTCTCGACCGAGTGCTCGCTCAACCGTCCGACAGCGATGATGCATCCGTTCTGGCGGAGATCATCTGCCCTAAACTGACGGTCTCCGACAAGTTGCTTACCCATATCGTCGAACGCTGCAAGGGGCGGACGCGCCGCATCGCGAACACCCTTCACAGCGTCGCCGCCAGCGCGCGCCGCGCCGGCCTATCCGAGATCTGCATCGACGGCTTCGACGGCACGATCGATACCGGCGAAATTCCCCGGAGGTCAGTACGATGA
- a CDS encoding transcriptional regulator has protein sequence MSHSEKIMETWSSVPPDWVAELARLADAKGLAATARRVGYGASTISQVLSNSYRGTLGNVEERVRGALMGETVQCPVQGPMPRNICLDWQKKRWAPTSAHRVQMFHACRDCPLSYKNKKEATDE, from the coding sequence ATGAGCCATTCCGAGAAGATCATGGAGACCTGGTCGTCAGTTCCGCCCGATTGGGTGGCGGAACTCGCCAGGCTGGCCGACGCAAAAGGTTTGGCGGCTACGGCCCGCAGGGTCGGTTACGGCGCGTCGACGATCAGCCAGGTTCTGTCGAACAGCTATCGGGGAACGCTCGGCAATGTCGAAGAACGCGTTCGCGGCGCCCTGATGGGCGAAACGGTCCAGTGCCCCGTCCAGGGACCGATGCCGCGAAACATCTGTCTCGATTGGCAGAAGAAGCGATGGGCCCCGACCAGCGCGCATCGGGTGCAGATGTTCCATGCCTGCCGGGATTGCCCGCTCTCCTACAAAAACAAGAAGGAAGCCACCGATGAGTAA
- a CDS encoding DUF3164 family protein, which produces MNEQVKTVPTADDEARSVPPGAVAVNGEFYLPDSKGNLVPLDMVKPQDQLEDEMVRKIFGFATDLSAQISRFKEHSFADIGDFQAMLDQDYGAKKGGKKGNVTFMSFDGLKKVQVAVADLIEFGPQLQTAKSLIDQCLNDWSADSRPEIRTIVTRAFNVDKEGQVNRAELYRLRKWDITDERWQRAMDAITDASRSVGSKEYLRFYERDKPGGAWQAVTIDLASA; this is translated from the coding sequence ATGAACGAACAGGTTAAAACGGTACCGACAGCCGACGATGAAGCACGCTCCGTCCCCCCAGGCGCAGTGGCCGTCAATGGCGAATTTTATCTGCCAGACAGCAAAGGCAACCTCGTTCCGCTCGATATGGTCAAGCCGCAGGACCAATTGGAAGACGAGATGGTTCGGAAGATCTTCGGCTTCGCCACCGACCTTTCTGCTCAGATCAGCCGGTTCAAGGAACATAGCTTCGCCGATATTGGCGACTTCCAGGCCATGCTCGATCAGGACTACGGCGCGAAGAAAGGCGGCAAGAAGGGCAATGTCACCTTCATGTCCTTTGACGGACTGAAGAAGGTGCAGGTTGCGGTCGCCGATCTGATCGAGTTCGGGCCGCAGCTGCAGACCGCGAAGTCGCTGATTGACCAATGCCTCAACGACTGGAGCGCCGATAGCCGTCCCGAGATCCGGACGATCGTCACCCGCGCCTTCAATGTAGACAAGGAAGGTCAGGTCAATCGGGCCGAACTCTATCGGCTGCGCAAGTGGGATATCACCGATGAGCGCTGGCAGCGGGCCATGGACGCCATCACCGACGCCAGTCGTTCGGTCGGGTCGAAGGAGTATCTGCGCTTCTACGAACGCGACAAGCCGGGCGGTGCATGGCAAGCCGTCACGATCGATCTGGCGAGCGCGTGA
- a CDS encoding regulatory protein GemA, with protein MNALATIHIGKKALGLDDDAYRDLLERETGKRSAKGLSETERGRVIDAMRRAGFKPASKGLRNGLEGRFAKKLQALWIAGWNLGLVRDRRDSALTSFVKRQTGLDAVRFCHDAADARKAVEALKAWLARDGGVMFGNTNGQEWLAGDGGKIAWAQWQKLTPGAELYPDQKGFEPSVFELVGDRTFQGGLISLSPADWRLVMNAFGERIRATT; from the coding sequence ATGAACGCGCTCGCAACCATCCATATTGGCAAGAAGGCGCTTGGCCTCGACGATGATGCCTATCGCGACCTGTTAGAACGTGAAACCGGCAAGCGGTCGGCAAAGGGCCTTTCCGAGACCGAGCGCGGACGCGTGATCGACGCCATGCGCCGGGCCGGCTTTAAACCCGCTTCGAAGGGGCTTCGAAACGGTCTTGAGGGCCGCTTTGCAAAGAAGCTGCAGGCGCTGTGGATCGCTGGCTGGAACCTTGGGCTTGTGCGCGACCGCCGCGATTCCGCGCTGACCTCTTTCGTCAAACGCCAAACCGGCCTTGATGCCGTCCGCTTCTGCCACGATGCGGCTGACGCCCGCAAAGCGGTCGAGGCGCTCAAAGCGTGGCTGGCGCGAGACGGCGGGGTGATGTTTGGAAATACGAATGGGCAGGAATGGCTTGCGGGAGACGGCGGCAAGATCGCTTGGGCCCAGTGGCAGAAGCTGACGCCCGGCGCGGAGCTCTACCCCGACCAGAAGGGCTTTGAGCCGTCAGTATTCGAGCTGGTCGGCGATCGCACATTCCAAGGCGGTCTCATAAGCCTTTCACCGGCCGATTGGCGTCTCGTCATGAACGCTTTCGGCGAGCGGATCAGGGCGACCACATGA
- a CDS encoding peptidoglycan recognition protein family protein: protein MRPIKEIILHCTATPEGRPVTVAEIDAWHRARGWSGIGYHRVVHLDGTVEDGRPIEKIGAHVAGHNTGTVGLVYVGGVTKDGVTPKDTRTNAQKASLEKDIIALRDRFDIKKISGHNEYAAKACPSFDASAEYDWLVDGRSQGFAPSTDPILNRGDRGPAVARWIEALAAWRRMIGHAWPPTGDVFDHTIETITIEFQKTRGIVADGKVGPQTEDEMARTLAGQAPYQAKPENNDEPDVAAAVAKMRAALADLRAA, encoded by the coding sequence ATGCGTCCCATCAAAGAGATCATTCTTCATTGCACGGCGACGCCGGAAGGCCGTCCCGTAACCGTGGCCGAGATCGACGCCTGGCACCGCGCGCGGGGCTGGTCGGGCATCGGTTACCATCGCGTGGTTCATCTTGATGGTACCGTCGAGGACGGCAGACCGATCGAAAAGATCGGCGCTCACGTCGCTGGCCACAACACGGGAACGGTCGGCCTCGTCTATGTTGGCGGCGTTACGAAGGATGGCGTGACGCCCAAAGATACGCGGACCAACGCGCAGAAAGCCTCCCTTGAAAAGGACATCATCGCGCTTCGCGATCGGTTCGATATCAAGAAGATCAGCGGGCATAATGAGTATGCCGCGAAGGCCTGCCCGAGCTTCGACGCGTCTGCCGAGTATGACTGGCTTGTCGACGGCCGTTCGCAGGGCTTCGCGCCATCAACCGACCCGATCCTGAATCGCGGCGATCGCGGTCCGGCCGTCGCGCGGTGGATCGAGGCGCTTGCCGCCTGGCGCCGGATGATCGGCCATGCCTGGCCGCCGACCGGCGACGTATTCGACCACACGATCGAAACCATCACCATCGAATTCCAGAAAACACGGGGCATCGTTGCCGACGGCAAGGTCGGCCCGCAGACCGAAGACGAGATGGCGCGAACTCTTGCCGGACAGGCGCCCTACCAGGCCAAGCCTGAGAATAACGACGAGCCGGATGTTGCGGCCGCCGTCGCAAAAATGCGCGCGGCGCTCGCCGACCTCCGCGCAGCGTGA
- a CDS encoding DUF3486 family protein, with protein sequence MSREGRGRLSSIDLLPPDADGIVQWAVAELQARERTQLDILVEMNGKLEEIGCDPISPSAFNRYSTRLASTTRRLQETRDIASAVTERLGPEKADDITIMLVELIKSAAFSILETGELDSKAFMELSKGLQHALSAQKISADARRVQQQEIEKRVAAAAEAAADVAGEKGFSADTVEAIKARILGVAQ encoded by the coding sequence ATGTCCCGTGAAGGCCGCGGCCGGCTCTCCTCGATCGATCTTTTGCCGCCAGATGCCGACGGCATCGTGCAATGGGCGGTGGCTGAGCTCCAGGCGCGCGAACGAACGCAGCTCGACATTCTCGTAGAGATGAACGGAAAGCTGGAGGAGATCGGCTGCGATCCGATCTCGCCATCGGCCTTCAACCGCTACTCGACACGCCTGGCTTCGACGACAAGACGCCTGCAGGAGACCCGCGATATCGCCTCGGCCGTCACCGAACGTCTCGGACCGGAGAAGGCCGACGATATCACCATCATGCTGGTCGAACTGATCAAGAGCGCCGCGTTTTCGATTCTTGAAACCGGCGAGCTCGATAGCAAAGCCTTTATGGAGCTTTCGAAGGGCCTTCAGCACGCCCTTAGCGCTCAGAAGATCAGCGCGGACGCTCGGCGGGTTCAGCAGCAGGAGATCGAAAAACGGGTCGCTGCTGCGGCCGAGGCCGCTGCAGACGTTGCGGGGGAGAAAGGATTTTCGGCCGATACGGTTGAGGCGATCAAGGCGCGGATCCTTGGGGTGGCGCAATGA
- a CDS encoding terminase large subunit domain-containing protein yields the protein MKPMTEDEWAQLRRDSVAVMPEVIDGLPDVLLDYQQELLSSTAKYALTVTDKSRRIGATWGIGADAVLTSGAKRSAGGMDTLYLGYNLDMAREFIDTCAMWARSFNQICSSVQEFLFTEEGEKGEDRSIAAFRITFASGFEITALSSKPRSLRGRQGYVILDEFAFHDDAAELLKAAMALLIWGGKVLVISTHNGVDNPFNQLIQEIREGRRPGNVVRCTFDDALQQGLYKRICLIRGKEWSPEAEAEFRSEIRAFYADGAAEELDCIPAQGSGVYLSSAQITAVMDPDTPVVRLKCPEGFELRSDEERRAIVEDWLIQEVDPLLAKLDRRERHNYGFDFGRSGDLSVLVPLAEKRDLTRRAPFVVELRNVPFRQQEQILFHICDQLPRLGAGRHDARGNGQFLAEYAVQRYGALAIEAVMLTQGWYLEHMPPMKAAIEDRALFFPLDVDLKGDLRQIQMVRGIPMVPNDARTKGADGGQRHGDFAVALCLANQAAAADIIEYGYTPATADDPSSFLSGGDTYVGRVLP from the coding sequence ATGAAGCCGATGACAGAAGACGAATGGGCTCAGCTCCGCCGCGACTCCGTCGCAGTGATGCCAGAGGTCATCGATGGATTGCCGGACGTCCTTCTCGACTATCAGCAGGAATTGCTGAGCTCGACCGCGAAATACGCGCTAACCGTCACCGACAAATCACGACGCATCGGCGCGACCTGGGGGATTGGTGCCGATGCTGTTTTGACATCCGGCGCCAAGCGATCGGCCGGTGGCATGGACACACTCTATCTCGGCTACAATCTCGATATGGCGCGCGAGTTCATCGATACCTGCGCGATGTGGGCGCGATCATTCAACCAGATCTGTTCGAGCGTCCAGGAGTTCCTCTTTACCGAGGAAGGCGAGAAGGGTGAGGATCGATCGATCGCAGCCTTTCGCATCACCTTTGCATCGGGCTTCGAGATCACGGCGCTATCGAGTAAGCCGCGCTCCCTGCGCGGGCGCCAGGGCTACGTGATCCTTGACGAGTTCGCCTTTCACGACGACGCGGCCGAACTCCTGAAAGCGGCCATGGCGCTCCTGATCTGGGGTGGCAAGGTGCTTGTCATTTCGACGCATAACGGCGTCGACAACCCGTTCAATCAGTTGATTCAGGAAATCCGCGAAGGGCGGCGACCGGGCAATGTCGTTCGTTGCACTTTCGACGACGCGCTTCAACAGGGCCTTTATAAACGTATCTGTCTCATTCGTGGCAAGGAGTGGTCGCCGGAAGCGGAAGCCGAGTTCCGATCGGAGATCCGCGCCTTCTACGCCGATGGCGCGGCCGAGGAGCTCGACTGTATTCCCGCGCAAGGTTCTGGCGTCTATCTCTCCAGTGCGCAGATCACGGCCGTCATGGATCCCGACACGCCGGTCGTCCGGCTGAAATGTCCGGAAGGCTTCGAACTGCGTTCCGACGAAGAGCGGCGCGCCATTGTCGAGGATTGGCTTATCCAGGAGGTCGATCCGCTGCTTGCGAAGCTCGACCGGCGCGAACGGCACAATTACGGCTTCGACTTCGGACGATCGGGGGACTTGTCTGTCCTGGTTCCGCTTGCCGAAAAGCGCGACCTGACGCGGCGCGCGCCTTTTGTGGTGGAACTGCGCAACGTTCCGTTCCGCCAGCAGGAGCAGATCCTGTTTCATATTTGCGACCAGTTGCCGCGCCTCGGCGCCGGGCGGCACGACGCGCGCGGCAACGGCCAGTTCCTCGCGGAATACGCCGTCCAGCGTTACGGCGCGCTGGCGATCGAGGCGGTGATGCTGACGCAAGGCTGGTATCTGGAGCACATGCCGCCGATGAAGGCGGCGATCGAGGACCGAGCGCTGTTCTTTCCGCTCGATGTCGATCTCAAAGGCGATCTTCGGCAAATTCAGATGGTGCGCGGGATTCCGATGGTTCCGAATGACGCCCGCACCAAAGGCGCGGATGGTGGACAGCGGCACGGAGACTTCGCCGTCGCCCTTTGTCTCGCCAATCAGGCCGCAGCCGCCGATATCATTGAATATGGCTACACCCCTGCGACCGCCGACGATCCTTCAAGCTTTCTATCAGGGGGCGATACATATGTCGGGAGGGTGCTGCCATGA
- a CDS encoding DUF935 domain-containing protein encodes MSDATDSAGREIDTSVLSTEIAFPEVAGMRRVIGEAVASGLSPQRLAAILQESASGHTRQYLTLAEEMEERYAHYASQLQTRRLAIEGLAPTVEHDDKVPAKIVDAVTALVEDSDFEEMTGTLTDAIGKGYSVSEMMWEYQDRALKPVEFKWRDPRFFQRDEATRTELRLVDQADPRDGLRLPPAKFIIHQPRTRMGLPVRLGLARPAAWAFLIQSFSLTDWASFAEIYGVPLRVGKYTGNASEQDKRTLLTAVRSIANDAAAIIPAGMEVEFHKVEGQHGAAVFGGLIDYVDKQVSKLVLGQTMTSDDGSSQAQAKVHNEVRLDILRADGKQLARTQNRDLIENFVRLNFGEQESYPRIAYPVAEPEDIAALTGAVQMLVPLGMRVSQREMRERIGLGEPEDGEDLLKAPQPAPAFLPPVDSKADEPPAKLSSHRQDCTCAACGLAALAATMDSPAVDEVEQLADAALDEWETIADPILAPLRRILDEETSFEGVLKRLESEHPDTRRLVAALARSTAIARGIGDAED; translated from the coding sequence ATGAGTGATGCGACCGACAGCGCGGGACGCGAGATCGATACCTCGGTTCTGTCGACCGAGATCGCCTTTCCAGAGGTCGCCGGCATGCGCCGGGTCATCGGCGAAGCGGTCGCGTCCGGCCTCAGCCCGCAGCGGCTTGCGGCGATCCTGCAGGAATCGGCAAGTGGTCACACCAGGCAATATCTGACGCTCGCCGAGGAAATGGAGGAGCGTTACGCCCACTATGCCAGCCAGCTGCAAACGCGCCGGCTCGCCATCGAGGGCCTGGCGCCAACCGTCGAGCATGATGACAAGGTGCCTGCAAAGATTGTCGACGCCGTCACCGCACTCGTGGAGGATAGCGATTTCGAAGAGATGACCGGTACGCTGACCGATGCGATCGGTAAGGGCTATTCGGTCAGCGAAATGATGTGGGAGTATCAGGACCGCGCCCTGAAACCGGTCGAGTTTAAATGGCGCGATCCACGCTTCTTCCAGCGCGACGAAGCGACGCGGACCGAGCTGCGCCTCGTCGACCAGGCCGATCCGCGCGATGGTCTGCGATTGCCGCCCGCGAAATTTATCATTCACCAGCCGCGCACCCGCATGGGTCTGCCGGTTCGCCTCGGCCTGGCGCGGCCAGCGGCATGGGCCTTCCTGATCCAGTCCTTTTCGTTGACCGACTGGGCGAGCTTTGCCGAGATCTATGGCGTCCCGCTTCGTGTCGGCAAATATACCGGCAATGCGAGTGAACAGGACAAGCGGACGCTTCTCACCGCTGTCCGATCGATCGCCAATGACGCGGCCGCCATCATTCCGGCCGGAATGGAGGTGGAGTTCCACAAGGTCGAGGGCCAGCACGGCGCGGCCGTGTTTGGTGGCCTGATCGATTATGTCGACAAGCAGGTTTCCAAGCTCGTTCTCGGCCAGACCATGACGAGCGATGACGGTTCGTCTCAAGCCCAAGCCAAGGTTCATAACGAGGTCCGCCTCGACATTCTGCGCGCGGACGGCAAACAGCTGGCGCGAACGCAGAACCGCGACCTCATCGAGAATTTCGTCCGGCTGAACTTCGGGGAACAGGAGAGCTATCCGCGCATCGCCTATCCGGTCGCCGAGCCGGAGGACATTGCGGCACTGACAGGCGCGGTGCAGATGCTCGTGCCGCTCGGTATGCGGGTCAGCCAACGCGAAATGCGCGAACGGATCGGCCTGGGAGAGCCGGAGGATGGTGAAGACCTGCTAAAGGCACCACAGCCAGCACCGGCTTTTCTGCCTCCTGTCGATTCGAAAGCAGATGAGCCGCCCGCCAAGCTCTCGTCTCACAGGCAGGATTGCACATGTGCGGCCTGCGGTCTCGCGGCGCTCGCGGCAACGATGGACAGTCCAGCCGTCGACGAGGTCGAGCAGCTCGCAGACGCGGCGCTCGATGAATGGGAGACGATCGCCGATCCGATCCTTGCGCCTCTTCGCCGCATCCTGGACGAGGAAACCAGCTTCGAAGGCGTTTTGAAGCGGCTTGAAAGCGAGCATCCCGATACGCGCCGCCTGGTCGCCGCGCTCGCGCGATCGACGGCGATCGCCCGCGGCATTGGCGACGCGGAAGACTGA
- a CDS encoding phage minor head protein — protein sequence MAEISRGLQTPEAVTSYFDGKINRPGFSWQDVWAEEHAYAFTVAKAVDAELLGTFKSSIGRAIAESRSFDNWKHDIEGELRKLGWWRPRKVADPTGELPDRVVDFSSRRRLETIFWSNMRSARAAGQWERAQRTKAGLPFLLYVRTASAEPRPEHLAFAGIILPVDHPFWQTHFPPNGWGCKCSVRQITRREAESLLAERDGDGRPIYTDQPIDFGTRSYLNRRTGEVTEVPVGIDPGWHTNPGLSRSRTLLNKLHGEWEAVAEMEGGRPDAVRIATELWADPFLKLAPKLPGKTWLPAGVSANLAAVLDAKSPIISIEAADVAARLDRIPIGAFSKLPTVLDRGYVMADPREERMAEADRVRLVWWRENKTWWEAIIVRSATGHLRVRSFHERNGRRVIRDVLAAGGGAAELRAAGFTEAEIEKAMKGRRGEGNNPIG from the coding sequence ATGGCGGAGATCTCGCGCGGCCTTCAAACGCCCGAAGCGGTGACATCCTATTTCGACGGCAAGATCAATCGGCCGGGCTTCTCCTGGCAGGATGTCTGGGCCGAGGAACACGCCTACGCCTTTACCGTCGCCAAAGCCGTCGATGCCGAGTTGCTCGGCACGTTCAAGTCTTCGATCGGCAGGGCGATCGCCGAGAGCCGCAGCTTCGACAATTGGAAACACGACATCGAGGGCGAGTTGCGCAAGCTCGGCTGGTGGCGACCGCGCAAGGTCGCGGATCCCACTGGCGAGCTGCCGGATCGCGTGGTCGATTTCTCTTCGCGGCGGCGGCTCGAGACGATCTTCTGGTCGAATATGCGCAGCGCCCGCGCGGCCGGACAATGGGAGCGGGCGCAGCGGACAAAGGCGGGACTTCCTTTTCTCCTGTATGTCCGGACGGCCAGCGCTGAACCCAGGCCGGAGCATCTGGCGTTTGCCGGAATCATCCTTCCCGTCGACCATCCCTTCTGGCAGACGCATTTCCCCCCGAATGGGTGGGGCTGCAAATGCTCCGTCCGGCAGATCACGCGGCGAGAGGCGGAATCGCTTCTCGCCGAACGCGATGGGGACGGTCGGCCCATCTACACCGACCAGCCGATTGATTTCGGCACGCGCTCTTATCTCAACCGCCGGACGGGCGAAGTGACCGAGGTACCGGTTGGCATCGACCCAGGCTGGCACACCAATCCCGGCCTCTCGCGCAGCCGGACCCTACTGAACAAGCTGCACGGCGAATGGGAAGCGGTAGCGGAGATGGAGGGTGGTCGGCCGGATGCCGTGCGGATCGCGACAGAACTCTGGGCCGATCCGTTTCTGAAGCTTGCACCGAAGCTGCCAGGCAAGACGTGGCTTCCGGCCGGCGTCTCAGCCAATCTCGCGGCCGTCCTCGATGCGAAGAGCCCGATCATATCGATCGAAGCTGCCGATGTTGCCGCACGGCTCGACCGCATCCCGATCGGAGCGTTCTCGAAGCTGCCGACCGTCCTCGATCGCGGCTATGTGATGGCCGATCCGCGTGAGGAAAGGATGGCCGAAGCCGACCGGGTACGGCTGGTCTGGTGGCGAGAGAACAAGACGTGGTGGGAGGCGATCATCGTCCGCTCTGCGACTGGCCATCTAAGGGTACGCAGCTTTCATGAGCGCAATGGTCGTCGCGTTATCCGCGATGTTCTGGCGGCGGGCGGCGGCGCAGCCGAATTGCGAGCGGCGGGCTTTACCGAAGCAGAGATCGAAAAGGCGATGAAAGGACGGCGGGGGGAAGGAAACAACCCCATCGGCTGA